Genomic window (Ureibacillus composti):
AATATTAGTCGTAGGAATTGGCGGTGCAGCATTACGATTTAGCGAATCTTTCTCAATCGAAGGAATGGCGTTAGCTGCAATTGTCGGTGTCATCTTAAATCTGGTTCTACCAGGTCGAAATAAAGAAGTGAAAGATCTAACTTAAATAACTATAATAATAACCTTTTAAGAATTGTCCAGAGAGGCAAAAAAGGGGAAATATGACGTAAGTGGGTTTATAACCTGCTAATTTCGTTATACCTCCTCCAATGCCTCGCGACTAGTTAGCGAGGCATTTACTGTATCAAAAAGTTTTTCAGGAGGAATCAATAGTGAGAAATTTACTTTCAATGGAACATTTAACGAATGAAGAAGTATATCAGATACTTAAACTCGCATCTGATTTTGAGAATGGAGAACAAAGCAAATTATCTAAATCATATAACGTAGCCAATCTGTTTTTCGAACCTAGTACCCGGACAAAAACAAGTTTTGAAATGGCTGAAAGGAAAATTGGTTGTACAGTGATCCCATTTGATGCAGGATTTTCGAGCGCATTAAAGGGTGAGACAATGTATGACACAGTAAAAACATTAGAAATGATTGGTTTGGATGCCGTCATAGTTAGAGCAAAAGAAGATGAATATTATAATGAACTTCTTGAAGGCATCAACGTTTCAGTCATTAATGCTGGGGATGGCGCGGGGCAACATCCATCTCAAAGTCTACTTGATTTATATACAATTCATAAGGAATTTGGAAAATTCGAAGGACTAAATGTAACGATTGTTGGTGATATCTCACACAGTCGAGTAGCAAAATCAAATGCAACGGCTTTAAAACGTTTAGGTGTAAATATCCGGTTCTTATGTCCTCCAGAATGGGCGGGTGAATTCGAAGCGCATCATTCATGGGATGAATTAATTGAGGATAGTGATGTTATTATGTTACTTCGCATTCAACATGAACGTCATCACGTAAATAAGAGCTTTTCAAAAGAAAGTTATCATGAACAATATGGACTAACATTTGAACGTGAGAAAAGAATGAAACCTAATGCCATCATCATGCATCCAGCTCCTGTAAACAGAGATGTAGAAATCGTATCAGAGCTAGTTGAATGTGAACGTTCAAGAATTTTTGATCAAGTTCGTAATGGTGTGTTTGTTCGAATGGCCATCCTCGAAACGATTCTGAAGGGAAGAGAAAGATGTTGAAATATATTCAAAATGTACAAATGGTAAACGAGCAAGGTGAACAAGTATTAACAAGTATTACAATAGACAATGGAAAAATCTCTGCAATTGGAAGCGACCTTCCTCAAGGGGCGGAAGTAATCGAAGGTAACGGATTATTAGTATCTCCAGGATTTGTCGATCTTCACGTACATTTACGTGAACCTGGATTTGAACATAAAGAAACAATTGAAACAGGCTCTCGTTCAGCAGCAAAAGGTGGTTTTACAACGATTTGTGCAATGCCAAATACAAAACCAGTACCTGATTCAGTTGAAAATTTACAATTAATAAATAGCTTAATCGAAAAAAGCGCAGTTGTTCGAGTGTTACCTTATGGATCACTAACTGTCGCTGAAGCCGGGGAAGAACGTACAAACATTAAAGAATTAAAAGAGCTAGGTGCAGTTGCATTTTCAGATGATGGAGTAGGAATACAATTAGCGTCGACAATGTATGAGCAAATGAAAGAAGCAGCAAAAATTGATGCGGTAGTCGTGGCACACTGTGAAGATAACTCATTAATTTACGATGGTGTGATGCATGAAGGAAAACGTAATAAAGAACTTGGACTACCAGGTATCCCATCTATTTGTGAGTCAGTACAAATTGCACGAGACGTCTTATTAGCGGAAGCGGCAGGTGCTCGATATCATGTTTGTCACGTATCAACAAAAGAATCTGTACGTGCTGTACGAGATGCAAAGGCTGCTGGAATCCGAGTCACTGCAGAAGTTTGTCCGCATCACTTGTTACTTGAAGAAATGGACATTCCGAGTGATGATGCGAACTGGAAAATGAATCCACCATTACGTGCAGCAGATGATAAAGATTCATTACACGCTGCATTACTTGATGGAACAATAGACTGTATAGCAACAGATCATGCACCTCACACTGAGGAAGAAAAATGTTGTGGTATGGTAGGGGCACCATTCGGTATCGTCGGATTTGAAACAGCATTCCCATTGCTATATACACAATTCGTCGAAACAGGGAAATGGACGTTAAAGCAATTAATTGATTGGATGTCAATTAAGCCAGCTCAAATCTTTGACTTACCTTATGGGAAAATTGAAGTAGGAGCTTCGGCAGATTTAGTTCTTATTGATTTAAATAAAGAACATAGAGTACAGACGGAAGAGTTTGTATCTAAAGGGCGCAATACACCATTTAACGGTTGGGTTGCAAAAGGTTGGCCAGTAATGACTATTTTTGAAGGCAACATTGTCTATGAGGAGGCAAAATAATGAAAAAACGACTATTAATTTTAGAAGACGGTACAGTATTTACAGGTGAAGCGTTCGGTAGCGAACAAGCTTCCCAAGGTGAAGTTGTATTTACAACAGGGATGACAGGCTACCAAGAAACATTATCTGATCCTTCTTTCTACGGACAAATTGTTACATTCACATATCCATTAATCGGAAACTACGGAATTAACCGTGATGATTTCGAATCAATTACGCCAGCTGTTCGTGGCTTGGTTTGTAGAGAATTAGCTCAAGAACCATCAAATTTCCGTTGTGACCTATCATTAAATGATTATTTAGTATCACAAAACATTCCTGGTATTCAAGGGATTGATACTCGTAAATTAACTCGAATCATCCGTTCAAAAGGTGCAGTTCGTGCGATGTTAACAGCGGCTTGCGAAGAAGTGAATGTTGAGGAAATCGTAGCAACATTAAAAGCAACTCCATTATTGAGAAGCCATGTAGCAGACGTTTCAACAAAAGCTGCATACCCAAGCCCAGGACGCGGAAAACGTGTTGTATTATTAGACTTTGGAATGAAGCACGGAATTTTACGTGAGCTTAATAAGCGTGATTGTGATGTACTAGTTGTTCCTTATAATACACCTGCCGATCAAATTCTAGCATGGCATCCAGATGGCATTATGCTTTCAAATGGACCTGGGGACCCTGCAGATGTAACAGTAGGAATCGAAACAATTGCCAATCTAATTGGAAAGGTTCCGATCTTCGGTATTTGCTTAGGGCATCAATTATTTGCTTTAGCGAGTGGTGCTAAAACATTCAAACTACCATTTGGACACCGAGGTGCAAACCATCCGGTAAAAGACTTACGCACTGGAAGAACAGAATTAACTTCTCAAAACCATGGTTATGCTGTAGATGAATCATCATTAGAAGGCACAGACTTAGAAGTAACACATATTGCATTAAATGATGGCACAGTAGAAGGTTTAAGACATACAAAACACCCAGTTTTCACAGTTCAATATCACCCAGAAGCGTCACCAGGGCCAGAAGACTCAAATCACTTATTTGATGAATTTATTGAATTGATGGAAGCACACGCAAAGGAAGGGAAACAACATGCCTAAACGTACAGATATAGAAACTATTTTAGTAATCGGATCAGGACCAATCGTCATCGGACAAGCAGCAGAATTTGACTACGCAGGAACACAAGCATGTCTATCTTTAAAAGAGGAAGGCTACCGAGTAATCTTAATTAACTCTAACCCTGCAACAATCATGACAGACACAGAAATTGCAGATAAAGTTTATCTTGAACCAATTACTTTAGAATTCGTTTCTCGTATTCTTCGTAAAGAACGCCCAGATGCCATCCTACCTACATTAGGTGGTCAAACAGGACTAAACATGGCAATTGAATTAGATAACTCAGGAATTTTAGACGAGTTAGGAATCGAAATCTTAGGTACAAAATTAGATGCAATCAATAAAGCAGAAGACCGTGATTTATTCCGTAATTTAATGTATGAACTAGGAGCACCAGTTCCTGAATCAGATATCATCCATAATTTAGACGAAGCAAAAGCTTTTGTACAAAGAATTGGTTACCCAGTGATCGTTCGTCCTGCCTTCACACTAGGTGGTACAGGTGGCGGGATCTGTAACAACGACCAAGAATTAGAGGAAATCGTAACAAGCGGTTTAAAATACAGTCCTGTAACACAATGTTTACTTGAGAAATCTATCGCTGGATACAAAGAGATTGAATATGAAGTAATGCGCGACTCAAAAGATAATGCCATCGTTGTATGTAACATGGAAAACTTCGACCCAGTTGGTATTCATACAGGGGATTCAATCGTAGTAGCACCATCTCAAACACTTTCAGACCGCGAATATCAAATGCTACGTAATATCTCATTAGATATTATTCGTGCACTTAAAATTGAAGGTGGATGTAACGTACAATTAGCGCTTGATCCATACAGCTTTAACTATTATGTAATCGAAGTTAACCCACGTGTATCACGTTCATCTGCATTAGCTTCAAAAGCAACTGGTTACCCAATTGCAAAACTTGCAGCAAAAATTGCAGTAGGACTTACATTAGATGAAATTAAAAACCCAGTAACTGGTTCAACTTATGCAGATTTCGAGCCAGCACTTGACTACATTGTGGCTAAAATTCCACGTTGGCCATTCGATAAATTCGAATCAGCAAAACGTAATTTAGGTACTCAAATGAAAGCGACTGGTGAAGTAATGGCACTTGGACGTACATTTGAAGAGTCAAT
Coding sequences:
- a CDS encoding aspartate carbamoyltransferase catalytic subunit, producing MRNLLSMEHLTNEEVYQILKLASDFENGEQSKLSKSYNVANLFFEPSTRTKTSFEMAERKIGCTVIPFDAGFSSALKGETMYDTVKTLEMIGLDAVIVRAKEDEYYNELLEGINVSVINAGDGAGQHPSQSLLDLYTIHKEFGKFEGLNVTIVGDISHSRVAKSNATALKRLGVNIRFLCPPEWAGEFEAHHSWDELIEDSDVIMLLRIQHERHHVNKSFSKESYHEQYGLTFEREKRMKPNAIIMHPAPVNRDVEIVSELVECERSRIFDQVRNGVFVRMAILETILKGRERC
- a CDS encoding dihydroorotase; the protein is MLKYIQNVQMVNEQGEQVLTSITIDNGKISAIGSDLPQGAEVIEGNGLLVSPGFVDLHVHLREPGFEHKETIETGSRSAAKGGFTTICAMPNTKPVPDSVENLQLINSLIEKSAVVRVLPYGSLTVAEAGEERTNIKELKELGAVAFSDDGVGIQLASTMYEQMKEAAKIDAVVVAHCEDNSLIYDGVMHEGKRNKELGLPGIPSICESVQIARDVLLAEAAGARYHVCHVSTKESVRAVRDAKAAGIRVTAEVCPHHLLLEEMDIPSDDANWKMNPPLRAADDKDSLHAALLDGTIDCIATDHAPHTEEEKCCGMVGAPFGIVGFETAFPLLYTQFVETGKWTLKQLIDWMSIKPAQIFDLPYGKIEVGASADLVLIDLNKEHRVQTEEFVSKGRNTPFNGWVAKGWPVMTIFEGNIVYEEAK
- a CDS encoding carbamoyl phosphate synthase small subunit, whose product is MKKRLLILEDGTVFTGEAFGSEQASQGEVVFTTGMTGYQETLSDPSFYGQIVTFTYPLIGNYGINRDDFESITPAVRGLVCRELAQEPSNFRCDLSLNDYLVSQNIPGIQGIDTRKLTRIIRSKGAVRAMLTAACEEVNVEEIVATLKATPLLRSHVADVSTKAAYPSPGRGKRVVLLDFGMKHGILRELNKRDCDVLVVPYNTPADQILAWHPDGIMLSNGPGDPADVTVGIETIANLIGKVPIFGICLGHQLFALASGAKTFKLPFGHRGANHPVKDLRTGRTELTSQNHGYAVDESSLEGTDLEVTHIALNDGTVEGLRHTKHPVFTVQYHPEASPGPEDSNHLFDEFIELMEAHAKEGKQHA